Proteins from a single region of candidate division WOR-3 bacterium:
- a CDS encoding YqaJ viral recombinase family protein — translation MKATEINNLKDDITIGGSIVAAVCGLSKYDTPYAVWQRMTRQVPPKEDNSFMMFGRCFEPAVLAYHCVRSGICADDFRTQQKLRLGAASASIDAVHIGEEKTVIYEIKTTRSEVLQEEWMIQLQWYMGIYKRLFPTEISGKLLILRPFLEVEEIDVEYDNELFCLLNEKAGDFYEKYIIGDDVPAKRYNEYSEEEIDTSQILDLSALTDDVEILLELKEEKKVLESRIERLEEKIKEAMGEKENAVCGPRALTFKMQSRESVDMKRLKAEVGNWAEYVKSTSFRVLRIK, via the coding sequence ATGAAAGCGACAGAGATTAATAATCTAAAGGATGACATCACCATAGGTGGCAGCATAGTTGCTGCCGTGTGTGGATTGTCAAAATATGACACACCATATGCCGTGTGGCAGCGTATGACAAGGCAGGTGCCTCCGAAGGAGGATAATTCGTTTATGATGTTTGGCCGGTGCTTTGAGCCCGCTGTGCTGGCGTATCATTGCGTGCGGAGCGGTATTTGTGCGGATGATTTCAGAACACAGCAGAAGCTGAGATTAGGGGCAGCGAGTGCAAGCATTGATGCGGTGCATATAGGAGAGGAAAAGACCGTCATTTATGAGATTAAGACCACGAGAAGCGAGGTTTTGCAGGAGGAATGGATGATACAGTTGCAGTGGTATATGGGCATATACAAGAGATTATTTCCAACTGAAATAAGCGGGAAACTCCTCATTCTGCGGCCATTTTTAGAGGTGGAGGAGATAGATGTGGAATATGATAATGAACTATTTTGCCTGCTAAATGAGAAGGCGGGAGATTTCTATGAAAAATACATTATAGGTGATGACGTACCTGCGAAGAGGTATAATGAATATTCAGAGGAAGAGATAGATACTTCGCAGATACTTGACCTGTCTGCGTTAACAGATGATGTGGAAATTCTGCTTGAACTGAAAGAAGAGAAAAAAGTATTAGAAAGCCGTATAGAGCGGCTGGAGGAGAAGATAAAAGAGGCGATGGGGGAAAAGGAGAATGCCGTGTGCGGCCCCCGTGCCCTGACATTTAAGATGCAGAGCAGGGAAAGTGTTGATATGAAGCGGTTGAAGGCAGAAGTGGGCAACTGGGCTGAATATGTAAAGAGTACATCATTTCGTGTGTTGCGGATTAAATAA
- a CDS encoding Rad52/Rad22 family DNA repair protein: MKEDSKGAMAGESASRNDGEAPATIATTTATAAELLRKIKEGVADGDTYRQLLDKEPPGSWVKTHPMVRNLQYLPIDKVEMLLDRLFKNWSVEVIDYRVIANSICVHLRLRVVDYEGSERVFEGLGAAPIQTKSGASPIDHSAILTDAVMKALPAAKSFALKDAAEHLGNIFGRNLGRKISEPVTGGSDEIINNIKEKIQKK; encoded by the coding sequence ATGAAAGAAGATAGCAAAGGCGCTATGGCAGGAGAGAGCGCCAGCCGCAATGACGGCGAAGCACCTGCAACTATTGCAACTACTACGGCTACTGCGGCGGAGTTGTTGCGTAAGATAAAAGAAGGTGTGGCGGATGGTGATACTTATCGCCAGCTGCTTGACAAAGAGCCGCCTGGTAGTTGGGTGAAGACGCACCCGATGGTGAGGAACCTTCAATATCTCCCCATTGATAAGGTGGAGATGCTGTTAGATAGATTGTTTAAAAATTGGTCTGTTGAGGTCATAGATTATCGTGTAATTGCAAATAGCATATGTGTGCATTTGCGGTTGCGTGTGGTTGATTATGAGGGTAGTGAGCGGGTCTTTGAGGGATTGGGGGCTGCCCCTATTCAAACAAAAAGTGGTGCTTCGCCTATTGACCATTCGGCGATACTTACAGATGCGGTAATGAAGGCGTTGCCCGCTGCGAAATCATTTGCATTGAAGGATGCGGCGGAGCATTTGGGTAATATATTTGGGAGAAATTTGGGCAGGAAGATTAGCGAGCCAGTGACTGGCGGGAGTGACGAGATTATTAATAATATCAAAGAAAAAATTCAAAAAAAATAA